From a single Pseudoliparis swirei isolate HS2019 ecotype Mariana Trench chromosome 12, NWPU_hadal_v1, whole genome shotgun sequence genomic region:
- the syt14b gene encoding synaptotagmin-14b isoform X5, which translates to MAFFKSFQQNLPSVNISSLLDSVTSRVDDLANAVSGVTCAVSDQLTEQVTTIISKVEDGETSGQESGQSAAAQEGGSKAGGAASKANQSEANEAESAPSQLEWEWRDGCWRVKKTEAVLAVEEKRKEEEKELQEKKEQRRKERREKQLEKEAVARKTKEESKDGEQEEEADALEEKDNSGNKTTRQQDRRLSVGSAAPPPPSPGREEEVEVADSLEREGDDEEEAELSRSSSTAKKKKSEKKKRKGVKESPERLEEASDVEKEKGKKEKKSKKKKKGKQEGVLSSEEDLNTTSAWSNARTKSTEQGGDGSDASSERAANRIQRKKIRSSVSEPRPPPYRREGSAPRATSRSRSEREVTRRSSTQRCDSEASEVSVDQDTESYLNKGCEEDIPSDSTAVLGPEDGSGLQLPSPYEPEPLAKYGTLDVAFEYDSGEQWLAVTVTAATDIPALKQTGNIAWQVHLVLLPTRTQRAKTGVQKGPCPVFTETFKFSKLEQEALGDYAVRFRLYSIRRMKKEKVLGEKVFYLTKLNLQGKIALPVTLEPGSELTGCGSVVSVSRSAGALSYRSTEDSSLPELLLGLLYNSTTGQLSVEVVQGSHFKTTASDKPVNGLFCCVKHFVGGQLYIMRDTYVKLTMLDSKGKRMSKFKTAVCRGQPNPTYKETFLFQVALFQLSEVSLVLSVFCRRSSMRPRERLGWASLGLNSTGEEQQSHWTEMKEAEGQQVSHWHTLTDT; encoded by the exons ATGGCCTTCTTCAAGAGCTTCCAGCAGAACCTCCCATCTGTCAACATTTCCTCCCTGCTGGACTCGGTCACCAGCCGCGTGGATGACTTGGCCAACGCCGTCAGCGGCGTCACATGCGCCGTCAGCGACCAGCTGACGGAGCAGGTCACCACGATCATCAGCAAGGTGGAAGACGGTGAAACCAGTGGTCAGGAGTCTGGCCAGAGCGCCGCGGCACAGGAAGGAGGGAGCAAAGCCGGCGGCGCAGCCTCAAAGGCCAACCAGTCCGAGGCCAACGAGGCGGAGAGCGCTCCGAGCCAGCTGGAGTGGGAATGGAGGGACGGATGCTGGCGAGTGAAAAAGACAGAAGCCGTGTTGGCagtggaagagaagaggaaggaggaggagaaggagctgcaggagaagaaagagcagaggagaaaagaaaggagagaaaagcaGCTGGAGAAAGAAGCCGTGGCACGGAAAACGAAAGAGGAGTCCAAAGATGGAGAGCAAGAAGAGGAGGCCGATGCTTTGGAAGAGAAAGACAACAGtggcaacaagacaacaagacaacaagacaggAGGTTGAGTGTCGGCTCCgccgctccacctcctccatcaccgggtCGAGAAGAAGAGGTAGAGGTGGCGGACAGccttgagagagagggagatgacgaggaggaggcggagctttctAGATCTTCCTCAACggcgaagaagaaaaagtcagagaagaagaagaggaaaggagtgaaggagagtcCGGAGAGATTGGAAGAGGCCTCTGAcgtggagaaggagaaagggaagaaagagaagaaaagcaagaagaagaaaaaaggaaaacaag AGGGCGTTTTATCCAGCGAGGAGGACCTGAACACAACGTCTGCGTGGAGCAACGCGCGCACAAAGTCCACGGAGCAGGGAGGCGACGGCAGTGACGCCTCCAGCGAACGGG CAGCCAACAGGATCCAGAGAAAAAAGATCCGTTCCTCCGTCAGCGAGCCCCGGCCTCCTCCGTACCGGCGCGAGGGCTCGGCGCCGCGCGCGACCTCTCGCTCGCGCTCGGAGCGGGAGGTCACGAGAAGGTCGTCCACCCAGCGCTGCGACAGCGAGGCCAGCGAGGTCAGTGTGGACCAGGACACCGAGAGCTACCTCAACAAAGGATGTGAGGAGGACATACCCAGTGACAGCACCGCTGTGCTGGGCCCAGAG GACGGCTCCGGTCTTCAGCTCCCTTCGCCCTACGAGCCAGAACCACTTGCCAAATACGGCACACTGGACGTCGCCTTCGAGTACGACTCCGGTGAGCAGTGGTTGGCGGTCACCGTCACCGCGGCAACAGACATCCCCGCTCTCAAACAGACGGGCAACATCGCGTGGCAGGTCCACCTGGTCCTGCTGCCCACCAGGACGCAACGGGCCAAGACCGGCGTGCAGAAGGGTCCGTGTCCCGTCTTCACGGAGACTTTTAAGTTTTCCAAACTGGAGCAGGAGGCCCTGGGGGACTACGCCGTTCGCTTCCGCCTGTACAGCATCAGGCGGATGAAAAAGGAGAAGGTCCTGGGAGAGAAGGTGTTCTACCTGACGAAGCTCAACCTGCAGGGCAAGATCGCTCTACCCGTCACCCTGGAGCCGGGCTCTGAACTCACC GGTTGCGGCTCGGTGGTGAGCGTTTCCCGCAGTGCCGGCGCTCTGTCCTACCGCTCCACTGAAGACTCTTCCTTGCCGGAGCTGCTCCTGGGTCTCCTCTATAACTCCACCACGGGACAGTTATCCGTCGAGGTCGTCCAGGGAAGCCACTTCAAAACCACGGCGTCCGATAAACCCGTCA ACGGTCTGTTCTGTTGTGTAAAACACTTCGTAGGGGGGCAGCTTTATATCATGAGAG ACACCTACGTGAAGCTGACCATGCTGGACTCAAAGGGGAAACGGATGTCCAAGTTTAAGACGGCCGTGTGCCGCGGCCAGCCCAACCCCACCTACAAGGAGACGTTTCTGTTCCAGGTGGCGCTCTTCCAGCTCTCCGAGGTGTCTCTGGTGTTGTCGGTGTTCTGCCGCCGAAGCAGCATGAGGCCCAGGGAGAGGCTGGGCTGGGCCTCGCTGGGCCTCAACAGCACCGGCGAGGAGCAGCAGAGCCACTGGACAGAGATGAAAGAGGCGGAGGGTCAGCAGGTCAGCCACTGGCACACCCTCACCGACACATAG
- the syt14b gene encoding synaptotagmin-14b isoform X9, translating to MAFFKSFQQNLPSVNISSLLDSVTSRVDDLANAVSGVTCAVSDQLTEQVTTIISKVEDGETSGQESGQSAAAQEGGSKAGGAASKANQSEANEAESAPSQLEWEWRDGCWRVKKTEAVLAVEEKRKEEEKELQEKKEQRRKERREKQLEKEAVARKTKEESKDGEQEEEADALEEKDNSGNKTTRQQDRRLSVGSAAPPPPSPGREEEVEVADSLEREGDDEEEAELSRSSSTAKKKKSEKKKRKGVKESPERLEEASDVEKEKGKKEKKSKKKKKGKQEGVLSSEEDLNTTSAWSNARTKSTEQGGDGSDASSERAANRIQRKKIRSSVSEPRPPPYRREGSAPRATSRSRSEREVTRRSSTQRCDSEASEVSVDQDTESYLNKGCEEDIPSDSTAVLGPEDGSGLQLPSPYEPEPLAKYGTLDVAFEYDSGEQWLAVTVTAATDIPALKQTGNIAWQVHLVLLPTRTQRAKTGVQKGPCPVFTETFKFSKLEQEALGDYAVRFRLYSIRRMKKEKVLGEKVFYLTKLNLQGKIALPVTLEPGSELTGCGSVVSVSRSAGALSYRSTEDSSLPELLLGLLYNSTTGQLSVEVVQGSHFKTTASDKPTVCSVV from the exons ATGGCCTTCTTCAAGAGCTTCCAGCAGAACCTCCCATCTGTCAACATTTCCTCCCTGCTGGACTCGGTCACCAGCCGCGTGGATGACTTGGCCAACGCCGTCAGCGGCGTCACATGCGCCGTCAGCGACCAGCTGACGGAGCAGGTCACCACGATCATCAGCAAGGTGGAAGACGGTGAAACCAGTGGTCAGGAGTCTGGCCAGAGCGCCGCGGCACAGGAAGGAGGGAGCAAAGCCGGCGGCGCAGCCTCAAAGGCCAACCAGTCCGAGGCCAACGAGGCGGAGAGCGCTCCGAGCCAGCTGGAGTGGGAATGGAGGGACGGATGCTGGCGAGTGAAAAAGACAGAAGCCGTGTTGGCagtggaagagaagaggaaggaggaggagaaggagctgcaggagaagaaagagcagaggagaaaagaaaggagagaaaagcaGCTGGAGAAAGAAGCCGTGGCACGGAAAACGAAAGAGGAGTCCAAAGATGGAGAGCAAGAAGAGGAGGCCGATGCTTTGGAAGAGAAAGACAACAGtggcaacaagacaacaagacaacaagacaggAGGTTGAGTGTCGGCTCCgccgctccacctcctccatcaccgggtCGAGAAGAAGAGGTAGAGGTGGCGGACAGccttgagagagagggagatgacgaggaggaggcggagctttctAGATCTTCCTCAACggcgaagaagaaaaagtcagagaagaagaagaggaaaggagtgaaggagagtcCGGAGAGATTGGAAGAGGCCTCTGAcgtggagaaggagaaagggaagaaagagaagaaaagcaagaagaagaaaaaaggaaaacaag AGGGCGTTTTATCCAGCGAGGAGGACCTGAACACAACGTCTGCGTGGAGCAACGCGCGCACAAAGTCCACGGAGCAGGGAGGCGACGGCAGTGACGCCTCCAGCGAACGGG CAGCCAACAGGATCCAGAGAAAAAAGATCCGTTCCTCCGTCAGCGAGCCCCGGCCTCCTCCGTACCGGCGCGAGGGCTCGGCGCCGCGCGCGACCTCTCGCTCGCGCTCGGAGCGGGAGGTCACGAGAAGGTCGTCCACCCAGCGCTGCGACAGCGAGGCCAGCGAGGTCAGTGTGGACCAGGACACCGAGAGCTACCTCAACAAAGGATGTGAGGAGGACATACCCAGTGACAGCACCGCTGTGCTGGGCCCAGAG GACGGCTCCGGTCTTCAGCTCCCTTCGCCCTACGAGCCAGAACCACTTGCCAAATACGGCACACTGGACGTCGCCTTCGAGTACGACTCCGGTGAGCAGTGGTTGGCGGTCACCGTCACCGCGGCAACAGACATCCCCGCTCTCAAACAGACGGGCAACATCGCGTGGCAGGTCCACCTGGTCCTGCTGCCCACCAGGACGCAACGGGCCAAGACCGGCGTGCAGAAGGGTCCGTGTCCCGTCTTCACGGAGACTTTTAAGTTTTCCAAACTGGAGCAGGAGGCCCTGGGGGACTACGCCGTTCGCTTCCGCCTGTACAGCATCAGGCGGATGAAAAAGGAGAAGGTCCTGGGAGAGAAGGTGTTCTACCTGACGAAGCTCAACCTGCAGGGCAAGATCGCTCTACCCGTCACCCTGGAGCCGGGCTCTGAACTCACC GGTTGCGGCTCGGTGGTGAGCGTTTCCCGCAGTGCCGGCGCTCTGTCCTACCGCTCCACTGAAGACTCTTCCTTGCCGGAGCTGCTCCTGGGTCTCCTCTATAACTCCACCACGGGACAGTTATCCGTCGAGGTCGTCCAGGGAAGCCACTTCAAAACCACGGCGTCCGATAAACCC ACGGTCTGTTCTGTTGTGTAA